One window of the Natrinema sp. CBA1119 genome contains the following:
- a CDS encoding class I SAM-dependent methyltransferase family protein, whose product MTEDADDRAIDENPHDLEPAADDVLERAEADAPLAVIVEKPRAETTIESLRAEGVYDNSRRVREDGPERVSLPITEPPTETQVLEVVKQLEPEPRNTDLEDLLADRGWSDADLESVPGSWAVIGSVILVTVPEDCPDEEALAEALLELHGEADSVLADEGIENDGTAGTYREPRIRLIAGDDDTETIHAEHGTRYGLDPAKVMFSPGNQTERARMGELGSEDEHVFDMFAGIGYFTLPLARGGSRVTATEINPTAFRYLLENAVLNDVGDRVDAYMTDCRDLASEIDADRVIMGYYGSSDSSDGDGNGEMDHGTRTDEAHDFLPDALEALVPGGVVHYHEATPESRLWDRPLERLAAAADEAGRELAVLEKRRVKSHSAGVDHVVVDARFE is encoded by the coding sequence ATGACTGAGGACGCAGACGACCGCGCCATCGACGAGAATCCCCACGACCTCGAGCCCGCGGCCGACGACGTCCTCGAGCGAGCGGAGGCGGACGCGCCACTGGCTGTGATCGTCGAGAAGCCCCGCGCGGAGACGACCATCGAGTCGCTACGTGCCGAGGGAGTCTACGACAACTCGAGGCGCGTCCGCGAGGACGGGCCGGAGCGGGTCTCACTCCCCATCACGGAGCCGCCGACCGAAACGCAGGTGCTCGAGGTCGTCAAACAACTCGAGCCCGAGCCGCGAAATACCGACCTCGAGGACCTGCTGGCCGACCGAGGATGGAGCGACGCCGACCTCGAGTCCGTCCCGGGCTCGTGGGCGGTGATCGGCTCAGTAATCCTCGTGACAGTTCCAGAGGATTGCCCCGACGAGGAAGCGCTGGCTGAGGCCCTGCTCGAGTTACACGGCGAGGCCGACAGCGTGCTGGCCGATGAGGGGATCGAAAACGACGGAACGGCCGGCACCTACCGCGAGCCCCGAATCAGACTGATCGCGGGCGACGACGATACAGAGACGATCCACGCCGAACACGGAACCCGATACGGACTCGATCCGGCAAAAGTTATGTTCTCGCCCGGAAACCAGACCGAGCGCGCCCGCATGGGCGAACTCGGGAGCGAGGACGAGCACGTCTTCGACATGTTTGCCGGCATCGGCTACTTCACGCTGCCGCTGGCCCGCGGTGGCTCGCGGGTGACTGCCACCGAGATCAACCCGACCGCCTTTCGCTACCTGCTCGAGAACGCCGTGCTCAACGACGTCGGCGACCGGGTCGACGCCTATATGACCGACTGTCGCGACCTCGCGAGCGAAATCGATGCCGATCGCGTCATCATGGGCTACTACGGGAGTTCGGACAGCTCGGACGGTGACGGAAACGGCGAGATGGACCACGGAACGAGAACCGACGAGGCTCACGACTTCCTCCCCGACGCCCTCGAGGCGCTCGTCCCCGGCGGCGTCGTCCACTATCACGAGGCGACCCCAGAGTCGCGGCTCTGGGACCGCCCGCTCGAGCGCCTCGCGGCGGCCGCCGACGAGGCCGGACGCGAGCTTGCGGTGCTCGAGAAACGGCGGGTGAAAAGTCACAGTGCGGGCGTCGACCACGTCGTCGTCGACGCGCGGTTCGAGTAG
- a CDS encoding 60S ribosomal export protein NMD3 — protein sequence MSESRAFCPRCGDAVPERSASDANSPLRPGAEVELCDSCYFEDFDFVDAPNRIDVRVCARCGAVYRGNRWVDVGADDYTDIAIEEVSEALGVHVDVEDVAWQIDPEQVDQNTIRMHCYFTGVVRGTPVDEQVTVPVKIARQTCTRCGRIAGDYYASIVQIRAEDRTPTTEEIERAKEIANAIVADMEATGDRNAFVTETSETDDGLNIRVSTNKIGKKISNKMIEEFGGTVNDAETLVTEDEDGNEVYRVTFAVRLPPYTPGDVIDLAEDDGGPVLVRSARGNLKGVRVTTGERYEASYEEGNSPNARRLGSLEDADEATVVTVEDDNAVQVLDPETFRATTVARPDYFDAEAETVPVLKSRAGLHILPDESDD from the coding sequence ATGAGTGAGTCGCGTGCGTTCTGTCCCCGGTGCGGGGACGCGGTGCCCGAGCGGTCGGCGAGCGACGCGAATAGCCCGTTGCGGCCCGGCGCGGAGGTCGAACTCTGCGATTCGTGTTACTTCGAGGACTTCGACTTCGTGGACGCGCCGAACCGGATCGACGTTCGCGTCTGCGCCCGCTGCGGTGCGGTCTACCGGGGGAACCGATGGGTCGACGTCGGCGCGGACGACTACACCGACATCGCCATCGAGGAGGTCAGCGAAGCGCTGGGCGTCCACGTCGACGTCGAGGACGTCGCCTGGCAGATCGACCCCGAACAGGTCGATCAGAACACGATCCGGATGCACTGTTACTTCACGGGCGTGGTGCGCGGAACGCCGGTGGACGAACAGGTGACCGTCCCGGTCAAAATCGCCCGCCAGACCTGTACCCGCTGCGGGCGGATCGCCGGCGACTACTACGCCAGCATCGTCCAGATCCGCGCCGAGGACCGCACCCCGACGACCGAGGAGATCGAACGGGCGAAGGAGATCGCGAACGCGATCGTCGCCGACATGGAGGCGACGGGCGACCGCAACGCCTTCGTCACGGAGACGAGCGAGACCGACGACGGGCTGAACATCAGGGTTTCGACCAACAAGATCGGCAAGAAAATCTCGAACAAGATGATCGAGGAGTTCGGCGGCACCGTCAACGACGCCGAAACCCTCGTCACGGAGGACGAGGACGGCAACGAGGTCTATCGGGTCACCTTCGCCGTCCGCCTGCCGCCGTACACGCCCGGCGATGTCATCGACCTCGCCGAGGACGACGGCGGTCCTGTGCTCGTCCGCAGCGCCCGCGGCAACCTCAAGGGCGTCCGTGTGACGACCGGTGAGCGCTACGAGGCGAGCTACGAGGAGGGGAACTCGCCCAACGCGCGCAGGCTCGGTTCGCTCGAGGACGCGGACGAAGCGACGGTCGTCACCGTCGAGGACGACAACGCCGTGCAGGTGCTCGATCCCGAGACCTTCCGGGCCACGACCGTCGCGCGACCGGACTACTTCGACGCCGAGGCCGAGACCGTCCCCGTACTGAAGAGTCGGGCGGGATTGCACATTCTGCCAGACGAGAGCGATGACTGA
- the htpX gene encoding zinc metalloprotease HtpX, with amino-acid sequence MNWQADWGLRARMFVTMFLLFALYIVFAGALALYIGGGLWVFALLFASFSLVQYYFSDTLTLKSMGAKTVSADEYPQLHASIERLSQQADLPKPKVAVVDSKVPNAFATGRNQKNAAVCVTTGIMDTLEQDELDGVLAHELAHVKNRDMMVMTIASFLSTIAFMIVRWGAFFGGGHGRGGGREGGGGIVVAILVSLVVWIISYLLIRALSRYREYAADRGAAAITGNPSALASALLKISGEMDKVPKDDMREEAEMNAFFIIPIKSGIVGRLFSTHPPTERRVEQLRDLEREMQSF; translated from the coding sequence ATGAACTGGCAGGCGGACTGGGGGTTGCGCGCGCGGATGTTCGTGACGATGTTCCTGCTGTTCGCATTGTACATCGTATTCGCCGGCGCGCTCGCCCTCTATATCGGTGGTGGGCTGTGGGTGTTCGCGTTGCTGTTCGCGAGCTTTTCGCTCGTCCAGTACTACTTCAGCGACACGCTCACGCTCAAGAGCATGGGCGCGAAGACGGTCTCGGCCGACGAGTATCCGCAGCTCCACGCCTCGATCGAACGGCTCTCCCAGCAGGCTGACCTCCCGAAACCGAAGGTGGCGGTCGTCGACTCGAAGGTCCCGAACGCCTTCGCGACCGGGCGCAACCAGAAAAACGCTGCAGTCTGCGTGACGACCGGGATCATGGACACGCTCGAGCAGGACGAACTCGACGGCGTCCTCGCGCACGAACTCGCCCACGTCAAGAACCGCGACATGATGGTGATGACCATCGCCTCCTTCCTCTCGACCATCGCGTTCATGATCGTCCGCTGGGGGGCCTTTTTCGGCGGCGGCCACGGTCGCGGCGGCGGCCGGGAGGGCGGCGGCGGCATCGTCGTCGCCATCCTCGTCTCGCTGGTCGTCTGGATCATCAGCTACCTGCTCATTCGGGCGCTCTCGCGCTACCGCGAGTACGCCGCCGACCGCGGCGCGGCCGCCATCACCGGGAATCCGTCGGCGCTCGCCTCGGCGCTCCTGAAGATCTCCGGCGAGATGGACAAGGTCCCGAAAGACGACATGCGCGAGGAGGCCGAGATGAACGCCTTCTTCATCATCCCGATCAAGTCCGGCATCGTCGGCCGGCTCTTCTCGACGCACCCGCCGACCGAGCGCCGCGTCGAACAGCTTCGGGACCTCGAGCGCGAAATGCAATCGTTCTAA
- a CDS encoding PQQ-binding-like beta-propeller repeat protein, translated as MTDWNQYKGDPHNSGLRRDLEGPSYPAEAWTADLTGSPGSPVLDRDTVYVGTTGGNCYALERATGRRRWVFETAAATDATPVVTRDRLFVGTADRAIAALDPATGEEEWRSELPSPLETALALSDGRLYAGHETGMTALEVETGTDLWTHETESAAVGYPAIADGRDVDQRRSPQNPLSEPDDPALLENERMREPEQPWTDERVFAATADGTVLALEVETGDEVWTTPIGGAVAAGPTVAESRVYVADGAGTMLALDAATGQSWFTYEIRDGFTTSPTVLADAETTFAGAADGYVHVTDTTVGRRKLRGWLFSRKGIELDGPVRSCPVVVGDILCVGDASGSLYGIDVDDSEPRWHVALDDAVTGTPAVAPGRLYVGCDDGQLSSLEWDADEPRF; from the coding sequence GTGACCGACTGGAACCAGTACAAGGGGGATCCGCACAACTCGGGGCTCCGGCGCGACCTCGAGGGGCCGTCTTACCCCGCGGAGGCGTGGACGGCCGATCTCACCGGGTCGCCGGGCTCGCCGGTGCTCGATCGCGACACCGTCTACGTCGGAACGACCGGCGGGAACTGCTATGCGCTCGAGCGGGCGACGGGTCGCCGTCGCTGGGTGTTCGAGACGGCGGCAGCGACCGACGCGACACCGGTCGTCACCCGCGATCGACTCTTCGTGGGAACGGCCGACAGGGCCATCGCCGCGCTCGATCCCGCCACTGGCGAGGAAGAGTGGCGGTCCGAGTTACCGAGCCCGCTCGAGACCGCGCTCGCGCTCTCCGACGGTCGGCTCTACGCCGGCCACGAAACTGGAATGACCGCACTCGAGGTCGAGACTGGGACGGACCTGTGGACCCACGAGACCGAGTCGGCCGCGGTCGGCTATCCAGCGATTGCCGACGGGCGGGACGTGGATCAGCGGCGATCACCGCAGAACCCGCTCTCGGAGCCGGACGATCCGGCCCTGCTCGAGAACGAACGGATGCGAGAGCCGGAGCAGCCGTGGACGGACGAGCGGGTGTTCGCCGCGACCGCGGACGGGACGGTGCTCGCGCTCGAAGTCGAAACGGGCGACGAAGTCTGGACGACGCCGATCGGTGGGGCGGTCGCGGCCGGACCGACGGTCGCCGAGAGTCGGGTGTACGTCGCCGACGGCGCCGGGACGATGCTCGCGCTGGACGCCGCCACCGGCCAGTCGTGGTTCACGTACGAGATCCGAGACGGGTTCACCACCTCCCCGACCGTGCTCGCGGACGCGGAGACGACGTTCGCCGGGGCCGCGGACGGCTACGTCCACGTCACCGACACGACCGTCGGCCGGCGCAAACTGCGCGGCTGGCTGTTCTCGCGGAAGGGAATCGAACTCGACGGCCCCGTCCGTTCGTGCCCCGTCGTCGTCGGGGACATCCTCTGCGTCGGCGACGCCAGCGGCTCCCTCTACGGGATCGACGTCGACGACTCCGAGCCCCGCTGGCACGTCGCGCTCGACGACGCCGTCACCGGCACGCCTGCGGTCGCTCCCGGCCGGTTGTACGTCGGCTGTGACGACGGGCAACTCTCCAGCCTCGAGTGGGACGCAGACGAACCCAGGTTTTGA
- the radA gene encoding DNA repair and recombination protein RadA codes for MPEADLEELPGVGPATADKLHDSGFDSYQSLAVAAPSELSNSADVGESTAADIVSAARDAADIGGFETGSTVLERRNEIGKLSWHNDEVDDLLGGGIETQSITEVYGEFGAGKSQVTHQMAVNVQLPKEVGGLHGCAIFVDSEDTFRPERIDDMVRGLPDEAINATLEDREIEGTADDEAAMDALIEDVLEKIHVAKAFNSNHQMLLAEKAKELASEHEDSEYPVRLLCIDSLTAHFRAEYVGRGELANRQQKLNKHLHDIDKVGNLYNCAVIVTNQVASNPDSFFGDPTQPIGGNILGHKSTFRIYLRKSKGDKRIVRLVDAPNLADGEAVMRVQDGGLKPE; via the coding sequence ATGCCCGAAGCAGATCTCGAGGAACTTCCCGGCGTTGGACCGGCAACCGCGGACAAACTTCACGATTCAGGGTTCGACTCCTATCAGAGCCTCGCCGTCGCCGCGCCGTCTGAGCTCTCGAACTCGGCCGACGTCGGCGAGTCCACCGCCGCGGACATCGTCAGTGCGGCCCGCGACGCCGCCGACATCGGCGGCTTCGAAACCGGCTCGACGGTGCTCGAGCGACGAAACGAGATCGGTAAACTGAGCTGGCACAACGACGAGGTCGACGACCTGCTCGGCGGCGGGATCGAGACTCAATCGATCACCGAAGTCTACGGCGAGTTCGGTGCCGGCAAGTCCCAGGTCACACACCAGATGGCCGTCAACGTCCAGCTTCCGAAGGAGGTCGGCGGCCTCCACGGCTGTGCGATCTTCGTAGACAGCGAGGACACGTTCCGTCCCGAGCGGATCGACGACATGGTCCGCGGACTGCCGGACGAAGCCATCAACGCGACGCTCGAAGACCGCGAGATCGAGGGGACGGCCGACGACGAGGCAGCGATGGACGCGCTCATCGAGGATGTCCTCGAGAAGATTCACGTCGCGAAGGCGTTCAACTCCAACCACCAGATGCTGCTCGCCGAGAAGGCAAAGGAACTCGCCAGCGAACACGAGGATTCGGAGTACCCCGTCCGGCTGCTCTGTATCGACTCGCTGACCGCTCACTTCCGCGCGGAGTACGTCGGCCGCGGTGAACTCGCGAACCGCCAGCAGAAGCTCAACAAGCACCTTCACGACATCGACAAGGTCGGCAACCTCTACAATTGCGCCGTCATCGTCACGAACCAGGTTGCGTCGAATCCCGACTCGTTCTTCGGCGACCCGACCCAGCCCATCGGTGGCAACATCCTCGGCCACAAGTCTACCTTCCGGATCTACCTCCGCAAGTCCAAGGGCGACAAGCGGATCGTCCGACTGGTCGACGCGCCGAACCTCGCCGACGGTGAGGCCGTCATGCGCGTGCAGGACGGCGGCCTGAAGCCGGAATAA
- the sufU gene encoding Fe-S cluster assembly sulfur transfer protein SufU, producing MGLGSDMYRQQILDHYKNPRNYGRLEDPTFTHVGENPMCGDEIRMDVTLEDDDETIKRVAFSGDGCAISQASASMLSGELAGKSLAELHEMDRDDVIDMLGVDISPMRVKCAVLAEKVAQDGAEIHQGELDVDKTTTEE from the coding sequence ATGGGACTGGGCTCCGATATGTACCGACAGCAGATCCTCGACCACTACAAGAACCCCCGTAACTACGGGCGGCTCGAGGATCCGACGTTCACCCACGTCGGCGAGAACCCAATGTGTGGCGACGAGATTCGCATGGACGTCACGCTCGAGGACGACGACGAGACGATCAAGCGGGTTGCCTTCTCCGGCGACGGCTGTGCGATCAGTCAGGCCTCCGCCAGCATGCTCTCGGGCGAACTCGCCGGAAAGAGTCTGGCGGAACTACACGAGATGGATCGCGACGACGTGATCGACATGCTCGGCGTCGACATCTCCCCGATGCGAGTCAAGTGCGCAGTGCTGGCCGAGAAGGTTGCACAGGACGGCGCAGAGATCCATCAGGGCGAACTCGATGTCGACAAGACGACGACCGAAGAGTAA
- a CDS encoding response regulator, with protein sequence MATEAEQSNEPIDILLVEPNPGDSRLFEENFKDANLLNTVHTVSDGQSALDFVHQRGEYSSEPQPDIVLLEPQLPGKSGVDVLSELKNEPLNDIAVVVLTSSDAGEQIVQSHGLEADTYIQKPVEPEDFVEFVQSIEDFWFAIVEKSSQ encoded by the coding sequence ATGGCCACGGAAGCCGAGCAATCGAACGAGCCGATCGATATTCTGCTGGTCGAGCCGAACCCTGGCGATAGTCGTCTCTTCGAGGAAAACTTCAAAGACGCGAATCTCCTGAACACCGTCCATACCGTCTCCGACGGGCAGTCAGCGCTCGATTTCGTCCACCAGCGCGGCGAGTACTCGAGCGAACCGCAGCCGGATATCGTCCTGCTCGAGCCCCAGTTACCCGGAAAGAGCGGGGTCGATGTCCTCTCGGAGCTGAAAAACGAACCGCTGAACGATATCGCGGTCGTCGTGCTCACGAGTTCGGACGCCGGAGAGCAGATCGTCCAGTCCCACGGGCTCGAGGCGGACACGTACATACAGAAACCGGTCGAACCGGAGGACTTCGTCGAGTTCGTGCAATCGATCGAGGACTTTTGGTTCGCAATCGTCGAGAAGTCATCACAGTGA
- a CDS encoding aminotransferase class V-fold PLP-dependent enzyme, translating into MSQQNLDALDSEAIREEFPILQREFNGEQLVYLDNAGTTQTPDPVVDAMSDYYRESNANVHRGIHHLSQEASTLYEEAHDRVADFIGASGGREEVIFTKHTTEAENLVAYSWGLNELGPGDEIVLTEMEHHASLVTWQQIGKRTGADVKYIRITDDGTLDMDHARELITDDTAMLSAVHVSNTLGTVNPVSELVDIAHDHDALAFIDGAQAVPNRPVDVEAIDADFYAFSGHKMAGPTGIGVLYGKKELLEAMEPYLYGGGMIRKVTFDDSTWDDLPWKFEPGTPPIAEAVGLVAAIDWLEELGMERIEAHEEELARYAYEQLAAEPGVEIYGPEPGPERGGLVGFNLESVHAHDLASIMNDHAVAIRAGDHCTQPLHDKLGVAASARASFYVYNTRDEVDKLVDAIDDARQLFT; encoded by the coding sequence ATGAGTCAACAGAACCTCGACGCGCTCGATTCCGAGGCGATCCGGGAGGAGTTCCCGATCCTCCAGCGGGAGTTCAACGGCGAGCAACTCGTCTATCTCGACAACGCGGGGACGACCCAGACGCCCGATCCGGTCGTCGACGCGATGAGCGACTACTATCGTGAATCCAACGCCAACGTCCACCGCGGGATCCACCACCTGAGTCAGGAGGCATCGACTCTCTACGAGGAGGCCCACGACCGCGTCGCCGACTTCATCGGCGCGAGCGGCGGCCGCGAGGAAGTGATCTTCACGAAGCACACGACCGAAGCCGAGAACCTGGTCGCCTACTCGTGGGGCCTGAACGAACTCGGCCCCGGCGACGAGATCGTGCTGACCGAGATGGAACACCACGCCTCGCTGGTCACGTGGCAACAGATCGGCAAGCGCACCGGTGCCGACGTCAAATACATCCGAATTACGGACGACGGCACTCTCGACATGGACCACGCCCGCGAGCTCATTACGGACGACACCGCGATGCTTTCGGCGGTCCACGTCTCGAACACGCTCGGCACCGTCAACCCCGTCTCCGAACTGGTCGATATCGCCCACGACCACGATGCGCTCGCCTTCATCGACGGCGCGCAGGCCGTCCCCAACCGCCCCGTCGACGTCGAGGCCATCGACGCCGACTTCTACGCCTTCTCCGGCCACAAGATGGCCGGCCCCACCGGTATCGGCGTCCTCTACGGCAAAAAAGAGCTCCTCGAGGCGATGGAACCCTACCTCTACGGCGGCGGCATGATCCGCAAGGTCACCTTCGATGACTCCACCTGGGACGACCTCCCCTGGAAGTTCGAACCCGGCACGCCGCCCATCGCCGAGGCCGTCGGCCTCGTCGCTGCGATCGACTGGCTCGAGGAACTCGGCATGGAGCGCATCGAGGCCCACGAGGAGGAGCTGGCCCGCTACGCCTATGAGCAACTCGCCGCGGAGCCGGGCGTAGAGATCTACGGCCCCGAACCCGGCCCGGAGCGCGGCGGCCTCGTCGGCTTCAACCTCGAGAGCGTCCACGCCCACGATCTGGCCTCGATCATGAACGACCACGCGGTCGCGATCCGCGCCGGCGACCACTGTACCCAGCCGCTGCACGACAAGTTGGGGGTCGCGGCGTCCGCTCGAGCCTCGTTCTACGTCTACAACACGAGGGACGAAGTCGACAAGTTGGTCGACGCCATTGACGACGCACGTCAGCTGTTCACGTAA
- a CDS encoding sensor domain-containing protein: protein MSSPRSTVGTALERIRTWCRWFFGVATRRQTYANVAYLFLAFPLGIGYFTVLVTGFAIPLGLSFALVDIARTEPGALPIVAIPLVLVMVCIGLPSALCVLFASIELSALERLLADRLLGTEISTAEPATTVRERARRLVFDRGTWKGTGYLFSKFVLGTVSFVLLTLGITFTYALVAAPLHYRNETVGIHIGDPIEFVPEFTYQHDGWTIDISPITLSIADGELLSLYVDSLAAALAVSAVGVLVGLVVLHLLNAVAWLFARYTELLLRNTQPSIFSEPPGRDRSR from the coding sequence ATGTCTTCCCCACGATCCACGGTCGGAACCGCACTCGAGCGTATTCGAACCTGGTGTCGCTGGTTCTTCGGCGTCGCCACTCGGAGGCAAACCTACGCCAACGTCGCGTATCTCTTCCTCGCGTTTCCCCTCGGTATCGGCTACTTCACGGTCCTCGTCACCGGCTTCGCGATACCGCTCGGGCTCTCGTTCGCGCTGGTCGATATCGCCAGAACGGAACCGGGTGCACTCCCCATCGTCGCGATCCCGTTGGTGCTCGTCATGGTGTGTATCGGACTTCCGAGCGCGCTCTGTGTCCTGTTCGCCTCGATCGAGTTGAGCGCGCTCGAGCGACTCCTCGCCGATCGATTGCTCGGTACGGAGATTTCGACGGCCGAACCCGCGACGACCGTCCGCGAGCGGGCACGACGGCTCGTCTTCGATCGCGGGACGTGGAAAGGGACCGGCTACCTGTTTAGCAAGTTCGTGCTCGGGACCGTCTCGTTCGTCCTCCTCACCCTCGGAATCACGTTCACGTACGCGCTGGTCGCCGCACCGCTTCATTACCGGAACGAGACGGTCGGCATCCACATCGGCGACCCGATCGAGTTCGTTCCGGAGTTCACGTACCAACACGACGGCTGGACTATCGATATCTCCCCGATCACGCTCTCGATCGCCGACGGCGAATTGCTCTCGCTGTACGTCGACTCGCTGGCGGCGGCGCTGGCCGTCTCGGCGGTCGGCGTCCTCGTCGGACTCGTCGTCTTGCACCTGCTTAACGCCGTCGCGTGGCTCTTCGCGCGATACACGGAACTCCTGTTACGGAACACACAGCCGTCGATCTTCAGCGAACCGCCGGGACGGGATAGGAGTCGCTGA
- a CDS encoding winged helix-turn-helix domain-containing protein → MTDDEERELLALLDDEYARRILIAASEEPMSVERLTDRCDASPPTIYRRIDRLTAAGYLDEYQELDPDGHHYKTYSTRLERVAIEITEGSMELDVYRREEDPADRFTRLFEDL, encoded by the coding sequence ATGACCGACGATGAGGAGCGAGAACTGCTCGCGTTGCTCGACGACGAGTACGCGCGCCGCATCCTCATCGCGGCCAGCGAGGAACCGATGTCCGTCGAGCGCCTCACCGACCGCTGTGACGCGTCGCCGCCGACGATCTACCGGCGGATCGATCGGCTCACAGCGGCGGGCTACCTCGACGAATATCAGGAGCTCGATCCCGATGGACACCACTACAAGACCTACAGCACGCGACTCGAGCGCGTGGCGATCGAGATCACCGAGGGCTCGATGGAGTTGGACGTGTACCGCCGCGAGGAAGACCCGGCTGACCGGTTCACCCGGTTGTTCGAGGATCTCTGA
- a CDS encoding ABC transporter ATP-binding protein, whose protein sequence is MTAIETSGLTKEYGDLTAVDDLDLTVDDGEVFGFLGPNGAGKSTTINMLLDFARPTAGSATVLGYDAQTDADEISPRVGVLPEGFDIYPRLSGRRHIEFASKTKAASDDPDEILERVGLSAEDAQRPAGDYSKGMRQRLATGMALVGDPDLLIMDEPSSGLDPHGIREMQELVRSEAERGTTVFFSSHILEHVEAVCDRIGVLNEGELVAVDTIEGLRDEIGGGATMTLALSGPAAELRAVAADVRGLTDVTASGRTLECTITDPTAKAGVVTALDDAGATIEDLRIEEVSLESLFTALTNGSGSETGTDARSGTGDGAALETETEVPR, encoded by the coding sequence ATGACCGCGATCGAGACGTCAGGCTTGACGAAGGAGTACGGCGACCTCACCGCCGTCGACGACCTCGATCTCACCGTCGACGACGGCGAGGTGTTCGGCTTCCTGGGCCCGAACGGGGCGGGGAAGTCGACGACGATCAACATGCTACTGGACTTCGCGCGCCCGACGGCGGGGTCGGCAACGGTGCTGGGCTACGACGCACAGACCGATGCCGACGAGATCAGTCCCCGCGTGGGCGTCCTCCCCGAGGGGTTCGACATCTATCCGCGCCTCTCGGGTCGGCGCCACATCGAGTTCGCCAGCAAGACGAAAGCCGCCAGCGACGATCCGGACGAGATCCTCGAGCGGGTCGGCCTTTCGGCCGAGGACGCCCAACGACCGGCCGGCGACTACTCGAAGGGGATGCGCCAGCGGCTCGCAACCGGCATGGCGCTGGTCGGCGACCCCGACCTGCTGATCATGGACGAGCCCTCGAGCGGACTCGATCCCCACGGGATCCGCGAGATGCAGGAACTCGTCCGCAGCGAGGCCGAACGGGGGACGACCGTCTTCTTCTCGAGTCACATCTTAGAGCACGTCGAGGCGGTCTGTGACCGAATCGGCGTGTTGAACGAGGGGGAACTCGTCGCCGTCGACACGATCGAAGGACTCCGTGATGAGATCGGCGGCGGCGCGACGATGACGCTCGCGCTCTCGGGCCCCGCCGCCGAGTTGCGGGCGGTGGCCGCCGACGTTCGAGGCCTCACCGACGTCACCGCGTCCGGGCGCACCCTCGAGTGTACGATCACCGATCCGACCGCGAAGGCCGGCGTCGTGACCGCACTCGACGACGCGGGCGCGACGATCGAGGATCTGCGGATCGAGGAGGTCTCGCTCGAGTCGCTGTTCACGGCGCTGACGAACGGTTCAGGGAGCGAAACTGGGACTGACGCGCGCTCCGGGACGGGCGATGGGGCTGCGCTCGAGACGGAAACGGAGGTGCCACGATGA